One segment of Clostridium ljungdahlii DSM 13528 DNA contains the following:
- a CDS encoding DMT family transporter, whose amino-acid sequence MEWIYLVIAGFFEISWAIGLKYSQGFTKILPSILTVIGMIASFYFLSLSLKRLPLGNAYAIWTGIGTVGTVVLGVILFKEPINVMRMSCIVFIVLGIVGLKLISID is encoded by the coding sequence ATGGAATGGATTTATTTAGTTATAGCAGGTTTTTTCGAAATAAGCTGGGCAATAGGGCTGAAGTACTCGCAGGGATTTACAAAAATATTACCTAGCATCCTAACTGTTATAGGAATGATTGCAAGCTTCTATTTTTTATCATTGTCTTTAAAAAGATTACCATTAGGCAATGCATATGCAATTTGGACAGGGATAGGAACTGTTGGCACTGTAGTGTTAGGTGTTATTTTATTTAAAGAACCAATTAATGTAATGCGTATGAGTTGTATTGTATTTATAGTTCTTGGAATCGTTGGTTTAAAATTAATATCAATAGACTAA
- a CDS encoding B3/B4 domain-containing protein, with the protein MKKFVIEDDFWSLFPGARIGIIVCHGIDNFIKDEDQYKNMISKSEKEALKYLENVEFSSNEVIKVWREAFQKFKTKKGARSSIEALLKRVDKGTHIGTINPLVDIYNSISLTYALPCGGEDMDKFAGDIRLTKAVGDESFITLGTDESALPYEGEIVYKDNEGAICRCFNWRESVRTMLTENTRNAFLCIELVDERRVKDFENALKDLAKIVQDNLGGTCKISILDINNKEVLID; encoded by the coding sequence ATGAAAAAGTTTGTTATTGAAGATGATTTTTGGAGTCTGTTTCCAGGTGCAAGGATAGGAATTATAGTTTGTCATGGCATAGATAACTTTATAAAAGATGAAGATCAATACAAGAATATGATTAGTAAGTCAGAAAAGGAAGCATTAAAATATTTGGAGAATGTAGAATTCAGCAGCAATGAAGTCATAAAAGTATGGAGAGAAGCCTTCCAAAAGTTTAAAACAAAGAAAGGTGCAAGATCATCTATTGAAGCATTGTTAAAACGAGTTGATAAAGGAACTCATATAGGAACTATTAATCCGCTAGTTGATATTTACAATTCTATTTCTTTAACATATGCATTGCCTTGTGGTGGAGAGGATATGGATAAATTTGCTGGTGATATAAGATTGACTAAGGCAGTTGGAGATGAAAGCTTTATTACATTAGGAACAGATGAGAGTGCACTACCATATGAAGGTGAAATAGTATATAAAGATAACGAAGGAGCAATTTGCAGATGTTTTAATTGGCGTGAATCAGTAAGAACAATGCTCACTGAAAATACAAGGAATGCTTTTTTGTGCATTGAATTAGTTGATGAGAGAAGAGTTAAAGATTTTGAGAATGCTTTAAAAGATTTAGCAAAAATAGTACAGGATAATTTAGGTGGAACGTGCAAGATTTCAATTCTTGATATTAACAATAAAGAAGTATTAATAGATTAA
- a CDS encoding radical SAM protein — protein MSGFSYKDIYMEDGRRVLEINVLPEKYCNFDCIFCPIGRSKNKVDTKMSFDEIDSSLIELGNRIESTKAELVFINSKGEALVNDKIGDIIDFIKDKGLPVRLLSNGYLLGRDEYMKIANKCDEVVGEIKIITEEGFQKVQRPIEGYTLAEYISNMVSFNKQYKGKFIFEITIIKGYNDDEESIEKIKNIIKAISPDKIIVARMEDEKFKKKLGINDERFEEISSTLLNI, from the coding sequence ATGAGTGGTTTTAGTTATAAAGATATTTATATGGAAGATGGAAGAAGGGTACTGGAGATTAATGTACTTCCAGAAAAGTATTGTAATTTTGATTGCATATTTTGTCCTATTGGAAGGTCGAAAAATAAGGTAGATACAAAAATGTCATTTGATGAAATAGACAGCTCATTGATTGAACTTGGAAACAGGATAGAAAGTACAAAAGCAGAATTAGTTTTTATTAACTCAAAAGGAGAAGCCTTAGTAAATGATAAAATTGGTGATATTATTGACTTTATCAAAGACAAAGGTTTGCCTGTAAGACTACTTTCTAATGGATATTTACTAGGTAGAGATGAATATATGAAAATTGCTAATAAATGTGATGAGGTTGTTGGAGAAATAAAAATAATAACAGAAGAAGGCTTTCAAAAAGTTCAAAGACCTATTGAAGGATATACATTAGCAGAATATATTTCAAACATGGTTTCTTTTAATAAACAATACAAAGGAAAATTTATATTTGAAATTACTATCATTAAAGGCTATAACGATGATGAAGAATCAATTGAGAAGATAAAAAATATTATTAAAGCAATATCTCCTGACAAAATAATTGTAGCAAGAATGGAAGATGAAAAATTTAAGAAAAAACTTGGTATAAATGATGAACGATTTGAGGAAATTTCAAGTACATTATTAAATATTTAG
- a CDS encoding pyridoxamine 5'-phosphate oxidase family protein: MFRDMRRKKQLLSKEETIEILKLCTSGVLGVIGDDDYPYTVPISYVFKDGKLFMHGAKQGHKIDSIKRNDKVTFCVIEKDEVIQKTFTTHFRSVSIFGRARILTNDSDRRYAIESLVEKYSPDYIKEGQQEIEREWNRVCLIEVKIEHMTGKAAIEIVNSNK, translated from the coding sequence ATGTTTAGAGATATGAGAAGAAAAAAACAATTATTATCCAAAGAAGAGACAATTGAAATTCTAAAGTTATGTACATCTGGCGTCTTAGGTGTAATTGGTGACGATGATTATCCATATACCGTTCCAATAAGTTATGTTTTTAAAGACGGCAAACTATTTATGCATGGTGCAAAACAAGGGCATAAGATTGACAGCATTAAAAGGAATGATAAAGTGACATTTTGTGTTATAGAAAAAGACGAAGTAATACAAAAAACTTTTACTACCCATTTTCGGAGTGTTTCCATATTTGGCAGAGCAAGGATTCTTACAAACGATTCCGATAGGAGATATGCCATTGAAAGTTTAGTTGAAAAATATTCACCTGACTATATTAAAGAAGGGCAGCAAGAAATTGAAAGAGAATGGAATAGAGTATGTTTAATTGAAGTCAAAATCGAACATATGACAGGTAAGGCAGCTATAGAAATTGTTAATAGTAATAAATAA
- a CDS encoding IS110 family transposase translates to MYIVGVDIGKNNHEATIIDDTGSIIGKSIKFANSHSGGNKLIEHIKKYTGNSKVIFGLEATGHYWLSLYSFLLTKGYEINVINPIQSDSFRNLYIRKTKNDTKDSFIIAEVIRFGKFTNTKLCDDKLLALRQLCRYKLSLTTEISELKCRIITVLDQIFPEYDKLFSDIWGASSKAVLEKCQTPEGILELDINDLTKLLKTKSKGRLGFNKADEIQNAAKNTFGIKIAKKAFKFQIKQLISQILFLEKQMKSLDSEIEFYYSKFDCHLTTIPGIGSVTAAIILSEIGDIKRFKNSSSLVAYAGIDPTVKQSGQFLSNNNKMSKRGSPYLRRALFLSASTCVLHDSPLNEYYNKKRSEGKHHLVAIGATANKLTRIVFAVMRDNKDYVPIN, encoded by the coding sequence ATGTATATTGTTGGTGTTGATATTGGTAAGAATAATCATGAAGCTACTATTATTGATGATACTGGCTCCATAATCGGCAAATCTATAAAGTTTGCTAATTCCCATAGCGGTGGAAATAAATTAATTGAACATATAAAAAAATATACTGGCAATTCTAAAGTTATATTTGGACTTGAAGCTACGGGGCATTATTGGCTGTCATTATATTCATTTTTACTAACAAAGGGATATGAGATAAACGTTATTAATCCTATTCAATCAGATAGTTTTAGAAATTTGTATATTCGTAAAACTAAAAACGATACGAAAGATTCTTTTATAATTGCTGAAGTTATTAGATTTGGTAAATTTACTAATACAAAACTTTGTGATGATAAACTTCTTGCTCTAAGACAGCTTTGCAGATATAAACTTTCTTTAACTACTGAAATTTCTGAACTTAAATGCAGAATAATTACAGTACTTGACCAAATTTTCCCTGAATATGATAAACTATTTTCTGATATTTGGGGTGCAAGTTCTAAAGCTGTTCTCGAAAAATGCCAAACTCCAGAAGGAATATTAGAATTGGATATAAATGATTTAACTAAACTATTGAAAACAAAAAGTAAGGGAAGACTTGGTTTTAATAAGGCTGATGAGATTCAAAATGCAGCTAAAAATACCTTTGGCATTAAGATAGCTAAAAAAGCTTTTAAATTTCAAATAAAACAACTTATTAGTCAAATACTATTCCTTGAAAAACAAATGAAATCTCTAGATTCAGAAATTGAGTTTTATTATAGTAAATTTGACTGCCATCTAACAACTATTCCTGGAATTGGTTCCGTAACTGCTGCTATTATTCTTAGTGAAATTGGTGATATTAAACGTTTTAAAAACTCTTCTAGTCTTGTAGCTTATGCTGGCATTGATCCTACTGTTAAGCAATCAGGACAATTTCTATCTAATAACAATAAAATGTCCAAAAGAGGTTCACCGTATCTTAGACGTGCCTTATTTTTATCTGCTTCAACATGTGTCTTACATGACAGTCCTCTTAATGAATATTATAATAAAAAACGAAGTGAGGGTAAACATCACTTAGTTGCAATAGGAGCTACAGCTAATAAATTAACACGCATTGTTTTTGCTGTTATGAGAGATAACAAGGATTATGTCCCTATTAACTAA
- a CDS encoding N-acetylmuramoyl-L-alanine amidase: protein MIITYDFGHGTGEDRGAEGYRNEEHDCREYGALVIKKLQQLGHTCYDCTPSASPGLSLGQSLAYRVNKANSIGSQLHICMHVNAYETDKANGCEVEYISASGKEYADRVCSEMSSELGFRNRGSQLRNGLYVLKYTNMTAILIEPFFCDTKSDCDKYDPEKLATAIVKGITGQTVSSQPTVPKPVIQPVPKYPETIPEGVFQIPGTKFYIEPRADGDMGIHLDRGNYLVLRKGGAPVVVYNNNKGQGGSKVLF, encoded by the coding sequence ATGATAATAACTTATGATTTTGGACATGGAACTGGTGAAGATCGTGGAGCTGAAGGATACAGGAATGAGGAACATGACTGCAGAGAATATGGAGCACTTGTAATTAAAAAGCTTCAGCAACTAGGACATACCTGCTATGATTGCACACCTTCAGCAAGCCCAGGTTTATCTTTAGGACAAAGTCTTGCCTATAGAGTTAACAAAGCTAACTCTATAGGTTCACAGCTCCATATTTGTATGCATGTTAATGCCTATGAAACTGATAAGGCCAATGGATGTGAAGTGGAGTATATAAGTGCTAGTGGAAAAGAGTATGCTGACAGGGTATGCAGTGAAATGTCTAGTGAGCTAGGATTTAGAAACAGGGGTAGTCAATTAAGAAATGGACTTTATGTACTGAAATATACAAATATGACTGCTATTCTTATAGAACCATTTTTCTGTGATACAAAGTCAGATTGTGACAAGTACGATCCTGAGAAACTAGCAACAGCCATAGTAAAAGGTATTACAGGACAAACAGTATCAAGTCAACCAACTGTACCTAAGCCAGTAATACAGCCAGTACCTAAGTATCCTGAAACTATTCCGGAGGGAGTATTTCAGATTCCAGGTACTAAATTTTATATAGAACCAAGAGCTGATGGAGATATGGGAATTCACTTGGATAGAGGAAATTATTTAGTACTTAGAAAAGGTGGAGCACCAGTAGTAGTTTATAACAATAATAAAGGTCAGGGTGGATCTAAAGTGTTATTTTAA
- a CDS encoding phage tail tape measure protein: MAINAGSVVAFMELDTSRFTSGLSSAGEQMKQFMNSNNSAETRIRSLGGAMNTVGKTATKAVTLPLVGVGTAAVKTSMDFEAQMSKVKAISGATGNDFTKLREQAIQLGADTAFSASGAAEGMENLASAGFKTNEIMSAMPGMLSLAAAGGVDIATASDIASSSLRGFGMEADKTSHVADVLAKVAGDTNAEITDTGEAMKYIAPVAHSLGISFEDTSAAIGLLSNAGIKGSQAGTTLRSALTNLASPTKAASKVMKQLGMNFFDANGKMIPLGQVIQQLQDKTKGLTQQQKASVMETLFGKEAMSGMLALVDQGPQKFNDLSKELKNCDGASKEMADTMQDNLKGAIESMKGSLETLGIRIGDVLAPGIKKAANFISALANAFNKLPRPIQTIIVYAGVMAAAFGPVMIIFGKIITSTSTVVGAFSKFGPAITKVIGVFPKLITGISKVGTAFGGLKKSASIFTALPGLISAPVLITVGVIAGLGLIVYEVIKHWDTCKKYAAAFGKAIKDIFASVGDFFSKSIKGWEIAFDEFKDFLSKSAQGWKMIFKNLGADMKAIGKFIFEGLFNGISSMAGKIKDKISSIASSIKNTFKSALGIHSPSTFFDGYGVNTGQGYINGLNKMQNPIKNRLLGLANGIKNLGNVKPDFSQLDNIALSGAYGSSGQGLSKISKFGSSKLLNFDPKITLYVTVADTGEKGTAKLTSEVKSMTKSSLKNGLVDFFMNDVIRD; the protein is encoded by the coding sequence GTGGCAATTAATGCTGGATCTGTGGTTGCTTTTATGGAGTTAGATACCTCAAGATTTACAAGTGGTTTAAGCAGTGCAGGAGAGCAGATGAAACAGTTTATGAACTCTAACAATTCTGCTGAAACTAGAATTCGAAGCTTAGGTGGAGCAATGAATACTGTTGGAAAAACAGCAACAAAAGCTGTAACACTTCCTTTAGTTGGAGTTGGAACAGCTGCTGTAAAAACCTCTATGGATTTTGAAGCTCAAATGTCTAAAGTTAAGGCTATCAGTGGAGCTACAGGGAATGATTTTACCAAATTGCGAGAGCAGGCCATTCAATTAGGAGCCGATACTGCATTTAGTGCTTCAGGTGCTGCAGAGGGTATGGAGAATCTTGCAAGTGCTGGTTTTAAAACTAATGAGATAATGAGTGCAATGCCCGGAATGTTAAGTCTTGCGGCTGCAGGAGGCGTTGATATAGCGACAGCTTCAGATATAGCAAGTAGTTCTTTAAGAGGATTTGGTATGGAAGCTGATAAAACATCTCACGTTGCAGATGTGCTGGCAAAAGTAGCTGGAGATACAAATGCTGAAATTACAGATACAGGGGAGGCTATGAAATACATAGCTCCAGTTGCGCATTCACTGGGAATTTCTTTTGAAGACACAAGTGCAGCAATAGGGTTATTAAGTAATGCAGGTATAAAAGGAAGTCAGGCGGGTACTACATTAAGAAGTGCATTAACAAATCTTGCAAGTCCGACTAAAGCAGCATCAAAAGTAATGAAACAGCTGGGAATGAATTTCTTTGATGCAAATGGAAAAATGATTCCACTTGGACAAGTTATACAACAGCTTCAGGATAAGACAAAAGGACTTACCCAGCAACAAAAAGCAAGTGTTATGGAAACTTTGTTTGGTAAAGAAGCTATGTCTGGTATGTTAGCTCTTGTTGATCAAGGGCCACAGAAATTTAATGATCTTTCAAAAGAACTTAAAAATTGTGATGGTGCATCTAAAGAAATGGCCGACACAATGCAGGACAATCTAAAAGGTGCTATTGAATCAATGAAAGGATCTCTTGAAACTTTAGGAATAAGAATAGGAGATGTTTTAGCTCCTGGAATAAAGAAAGCTGCTAATTTTATATCTGCATTAGCAAATGCTTTTAATAAACTCCCAAGGCCGATTCAGACTATAATTGTTTATGCTGGAGTTATGGCTGCGGCATTTGGGCCTGTAATGATTATATTTGGTAAAATAATAACTTCAACGTCAACGGTTGTAGGAGCATTTTCAAAATTTGGGCCGGCAATCACTAAAGTAATAGGAGTTTTTCCTAAACTAATAACAGGTATTTCTAAAGTAGGAACGGCATTTGGGGGATTAAAAAAATCTGCAAGTATATTTACCGCATTGCCGGGATTAATTAGTGCACCTGTTTTAATTACAGTTGGTGTAATAGCAGGGCTAGGACTGATTGTATATGAAGTTATAAAGCATTGGGATACATGCAAAAAGTATGCAGCTGCTTTTGGAAAAGCTATAAAAGATATATTTGCATCTGTTGGTGATTTTTTCTCTAAGTCCATAAAAGGATGGGAGATTGCTTTTGATGAATTCAAAGATTTCCTTTCCAAATCAGCACAAGGATGGAAAATGATATTTAAAAACTTAGGTGCAGATATGAAGGCCATAGGCAAATTTATTTTTGAAGGTTTATTTAATGGTATAAGTAGTATGGCGGGCAAAATAAAAGACAAAATTTCTTCTATAGCAAGTTCTATAAAAAATACGTTTAAATCAGCTCTAGGCATACATTCACCGTCAACTTTTTTTGATGGATATGGTGTTAATACAGGCCAGGGTTATATAAATGGATTGAATAAAATGCAGAATCCTATTAAAAATAGACTTTTAGGATTAGCTAATGGCATTAAAAATTTAGGAAATGTGAAGCCTGATTTTTCACAACTTGATAATATTGCATTAAGTGGAGCTTATGGAAGTTCTGGACAAGGATTGAGTAAAATTAGTAAGTTTGGCTCTAGTAAATTACTTAATTTTGATCCTAAAATAACACTTTATGTAACAGTAGCAGACACAGGAGAAAAAGGTACTGCAAAACTTACCAGTGAAGTAAAATCAATGACTAAGAGTTCATTAAAAAATGGATTAGTAGATTTCTTTATGAATGATGTTATAAGGGATTAG
- a CDS encoding Ig-like domain-containing protein, whose translation MSESMNLTETEIQGMPIANIALAEIINEVTGQSYYFDTAEKADIKPDLSKGKEDILRVKNRIIAMNRTEDICIGYDIKLTDNTFPPELMCLVDGGTMTNNGYEGPEIGVAVNKVPFTLNLYSEEKDYDSSTVKYVKFGFKHNKGTPVEFKFEDGKFYVPEFESHSRPKKGEKPVYIEYVNSLPSENTDDDGNKTVTVPNPPASTSPDSSKGTPGVTVGTDCKVTWTFADAVNDADVTAANFKVTKKSDGSVVTGNVTMDTTKKIITFVPIGILAGVTYQATAASIRKADNSGNTTAVTVEFTTT comes from the coding sequence ATGTCAGAAAGTATGAACTTAACGGAAACCGAGATTCAGGGTATGCCCATAGCAAATATAGCTTTAGCAGAAATTATTAATGAAGTTACCGGACAAAGCTACTATTTTGATACTGCTGAAAAAGCTGATATTAAGCCGGATTTGAGTAAAGGTAAAGAAGATATACTTAGAGTTAAGAATAGGATAATAGCTATGAATAGAACAGAAGACATTTGCATTGGCTATGATATAAAACTTACAGACAATACTTTTCCACCAGAATTAATGTGTTTAGTAGATGGCGGCACAATGACAAACAACGGATATGAAGGTCCTGAAATTGGAGTCGCAGTAAATAAAGTACCATTTACTTTAAATTTATATTCAGAAGAGAAGGATTATGATTCCTCTACTGTAAAGTATGTTAAATTTGGTTTTAAACATAATAAAGGTACACCAGTAGAATTTAAATTTGAAGATGGTAAGTTTTATGTGCCTGAGTTTGAAAGCCATAGCAGGCCTAAAAAAGGTGAGAAACCAGTATATATTGAGTATGTAAATTCGTTACCAAGTGAAAATACAGATGATGATGGCAATAAAACAGTAACCGTACCAAATCCACCAGCTTCGACAAGCCCTGATTCATCTAAAGGTACTCCAGGAGTTACAGTAGGAACTGATTGCAAAGTAACATGGACCTTCGCTGACGCTGTAAATGATGCAGATGTTACAGCTGCTAATTTCAAAGTTACTAAAAAATCAGATGGTTCTGTTGTTACAGGTAATGTGACTATGGATACTACTAAGAAAATAATAACTTTTGTACCAATAGGTATATTGGCAGGTGTTACTTATCAGGCTACTGCAGCATCAATTAGAAAAGCAGACAATAGTGGAAATACAACTGCTGTAACGGTTGAATTTACTACAACATAG
- a CDS encoding major capsid protein → MTLQEFINAQQIALYIQNLPPATTIDKTLFPPTKQLGTEIELAKGSKKKPVALRMSRFDVAVKSRALNASLNLEKKEMPFFKESVLIKEKDRQNLLLAMQANNQNLVEQLVSQIYGNYQGLVDGAEVDMIRMRAQALQKGTINIVTEDGDMVVDYNVPASHKEVLTGTAAWDNPAADIVGDIERWKKALTDDGYGVPTRIIFTSVVLGYIKLNTAIKNELMARNIGATIVTNADIIAYLNSKLDLSTGLLNGTYTAEDNSDKSYYEDNLVTLIPDGSLGSTVYGTTPEEADKIYGTEKLETSIVNTGVAITTMLKEDPVTVETKVSELGMPSFDRIDECFFATIK, encoded by the coding sequence ATGACTTTACAAGAATTTATAAATGCGCAGCAAATAGCATTGTATATACAAAACTTGCCACCAGCAACAACAATAGATAAAACTTTATTTCCACCAACAAAGCAGCTAGGAACTGAAATAGAACTTGCTAAAGGTTCCAAGAAAAAGCCTGTAGCATTAAGAATGTCTCGTTTTGATGTAGCTGTTAAATCCAGAGCATTAAACGCTAGCTTGAACTTAGAGAAAAAGGAAATGCCATTTTTTAAGGAAAGTGTACTTATAAAAGAAAAGGACAGGCAAAATTTATTACTTGCAATGCAAGCTAATAATCAAAATTTGGTTGAGCAGCTTGTTTCACAGATATATGGCAATTATCAAGGTTTGGTTGATGGTGCAGAAGTTGACATGATAAGAATGAGAGCTCAAGCATTACAGAAAGGTACAATAAATATTGTTACTGAGGATGGAGATATGGTTGTAGACTATAATGTTCCGGCAAGTCATAAAGAAGTGTTAACTGGCACTGCTGCATGGGATAATCCTGCTGCAGATATTGTTGGCGATATTGAGAGATGGAAGAAAGCCTTAACTGATGATGGATACGGTGTACCTACAAGGATTATATTTACATCTGTAGTATTAGGATACATTAAATTAAATACAGCAATAAAAAATGAATTAATGGCAAGGAATATTGGTGCAACTATTGTAACAAATGCAGATATAATAGCTTATTTAAATTCAAAACTTGATTTATCTACTGGTTTATTGAATGGAACGTATACTGCCGAAGATAATTCAGATAAAAGCTACTATGAAGATAATTTAGTTACTTTAATTCCTGATGGCTCCTTGGGAAGTACTGTTTATGGTACAACTCCAGAGGAAGCAGACAAGATTTATGGCACTGAGAAATTAGAAACATCTATAGTTAACACTGGTGTTGCAATAACTACTATGTTAAAAGAAGATCCAGTGACAGTAGAAACTAAAGTGTCTGAATTAGGAATGCCAAGTTTTGATAGAATAGATGAATGTTTCTTTGCAACTATAAAATAA
- a CDS encoding phage scaffolding protein — protein MPKLNEIIGEEAFKSLPEETRNKYKDTDFVDSTGYVEKSKLDTANNSIKDYKKQLKDRDTQLETLKGKAKGNEDLTAEIERLKGENEAATKDYEAKLTKIKLDTAVKEALKQSKVKDVELAMKLINYENIKLSDDGKAVGINEQIEPMKKDREYLFEKEVLGTGHFNTGGIDKNPPTITSLGEKLAKQKAASMVNTEEQNKFFK, from the coding sequence ATGCCAAAGTTAAATGAGATTATAGGAGAAGAGGCTTTTAAATCACTTCCAGAGGAAACTAGAAATAAGTACAAAGATACTGATTTTGTGGACAGTACTGGTTATGTTGAAAAATCTAAGCTTGATACTGCAAATAATTCAATAAAAGATTATAAAAAGCAGTTAAAGGACAGAGATACACAGCTTGAAACTTTAAAAGGTAAAGCCAAAGGCAATGAGGATCTTACAGCCGAGATAGAGAGACTTAAAGGGGAAAATGAAGCTGCTACTAAAGATTATGAAGCTAAACTTACTAAAATTAAACTTGATACAGCAGTTAAAGAAGCTTTAAAGCAATCAAAGGTTAAAGATGTTGAACTAGCAATGAAGCTTATTAATTATGAAAATATAAAGCTTTCAGATGATGGAAAAGCAGTTGGTATTAATGAACAAATTGAGCCTATGAAGAAAGATAGAGAATATCTCTTTGAAAAAGAAGTACTCGGTACTGGACACTTTAATACAGGTGGGATCGACAAGAATCCACCAACGATTACATCTTTAGGAGAAAAACTTGCAAAGCAGAAAGCAGCATCAATGGTTAATACAGAAGAACAAAACAAATTTTTTAAATAG
- a CDS encoding DUF4926 domain-containing protein, whose translation MTFKEFDSVKVKKDYPEYKLKKGSIGAIVECFQKPNEAYLVEFSDSSGEAICTEFFKPYELENVG comes from the coding sequence ATGACTTTTAAAGAATTTGACAGTGTTAAAGTAAAAAAAGATTACCCTGAATACAAGTTAAAAAAAGGTAGCATAGGAGCAATTGTTGAATGCTTTCAAAAGCCTAATGAGGCATATTTGGTTGAGTTTTCAGACAGTAGCGGTGAAGCTATATGTACTGAATTTTTTAAGCCCTATGAATTAGAAAATGTAGGTTAA
- a CDS encoding DUF6883 domain-containing protein — protein MNEYQSLIKEARENRDKLTRNQFKQIRDLYKEAAKDLKIKANKARKGSLTERWLKDYSKAVRSKVKEMNKMLKSIIEENMKSSAEYATAIQLDFFGQINMRYGLGMSKTFTSMFSQVPSDVVEEVVKGNIYKDGRGLSKRIWWTGNKVNGDIDKIIQKGIVEKKSAIELAQDLQAYVNPDAQKDLDWKKVYPGTSKTIDYSAQRLARTSISHAYTLSLLKSCERNPFITKVRWHSVFAPGRTCSLCKDRDGREYLLKDCPMDHPNGLCYQEPLVDDSLENIGSRLRNWVDGNDDSLLDEWYEKYGDYFNKKSNYINIKNNRDNGTNDKYDDKIDLEELLPNIDNAIVPEPKIKDYALNMNHPTGKDKAIAFDKALGYNQENADDLIRNIKENIENYKAIYKDETQYGKRYEVIMNLEGPNGKTANVLTAWIIKNGDDFPSLTSVYVTKKKVK, from the coding sequence ATGAATGAGTACCAAAGTTTAATTAAGGAAGCCAGGGAAAACAGAGACAAGCTCACAAGAAATCAGTTTAAACAAATTAGAGACTTATATAAAGAAGCTGCTAAAGATTTAAAAATCAAAGCGAATAAGGCCAGAAAAGGAAGCTTAACAGAGAGGTGGTTAAAGGATTATAGTAAGGCTGTAAGATCAAAAGTTAAAGAAATGAATAAAATGTTAAAATCTATTATTGAAGAAAACATGAAAAGTAGCGCTGAATATGCAACAGCAATACAACTAGATTTCTTTGGACAGATTAATATGAGATATGGATTAGGAATGAGTAAAACTTTTACAAGTATGTTTTCTCAAGTACCTAGTGATGTAGTAGAGGAGGTTGTTAAAGGCAATATATACAAAGATGGTAGAGGACTTTCTAAGAGAATATGGTGGACTGGCAATAAAGTAAATGGTGATATTGATAAGATAATTCAAAAGGGTATAGTTGAAAAGAAAAGTGCTATTGAATTAGCACAAGATCTTCAGGCATATGTAAATCCAGATGCACAAAAAGATTTGGATTGGAAAAAGGTTTATCCAGGTACCTCAAAAACAATTGACTATAGTGCTCAGAGGCTTGCTAGAACTTCAATAAGTCATGCATATACTTTATCATTATTAAAAAGTTGTGAAAGAAATCCATTTATAACGAAGGTTAGATGGCATAGCGTTTTTGCACCAGGTAGGACTTGTAGCTTATGTAAAGATAGAGATGGAAGAGAATACTTACTTAAGGATTGCCCTATGGATCATCCTAATGGTTTGTGTTATCAGGAGCCTTTAGTTGATGATAGTTTAGAAAACATAGGCTCTAGGTTAAGAAATTGGGTTGATGGAAATGATGATAGCTTACTTGATGAATGGTATGAAAAATATGGTGACTACTTCAATAAGAAGAGTAATTATATAAATATTAAAAATAATAGAGATAATGGTACAAATGATAAATATGATGATAAAATAGATTTAGAAGAATTATTGCCTAATATAGATAATGCCATAGTACCAGAACCTAAAATAAAAGACTATGCTTTAAATATGAATCATCCAACAGGCAAAGATAAAGCTATTGCATTTGATAAGGCATTAGGGTACAATCAAGAAAATGCAGATGACTTAATTAGGAATATTAAAGAAAACATAGAAAATTATAAGGCAATTTACAAAGATGAAACGCAGTATGGCAAGCGTTATGAAGTTATAATGAATTTAGAAGGTCCTAATGGGAAAACTGCTAATGTTCTTACAGCTTGGATAATAAAAAATGGTGATGACTTTCCGTCATTAACATCTGTATATGTTACGAAAAAGAAGGTGAAGTGA